A part of Tachysurus vachellii isolate PV-2020 chromosome 4, HZAU_Pvac_v1, whole genome shotgun sequence genomic DNA contains:
- the pecam1b gene encoding platelet endothelial cell adhesion molecule isoform X4, with protein sequence MWTVRCSRLNRLPLFLLAIIATTCTGAESGFVLKSVELHVTPADTVERGTELKLTCIANVGHSGTSPVLHFSFFKDYNKHNSVHISQTNTSNQVTYSISKARASHSGKYQCDVKVNGQYMESSNQMISVKGLQTPVLSVDKQDVNEGSTVRVHCRAEEESGDLIFLIKNGSSELYHGQGSSGEVQWNLALQHVGTSELSCSYAIRLPLDTLQSNTSNVVSVVVRELDFKPTIRVFPSEHVIEGDSVDISCGLAGDYHGSPSLSLFKGLHLFQTGNVSEYKTVVNANDSGSYECSVRMDNVVKSVYANLTVKELFSTPVLTIIPAEVFEGQQVTVTCSSSEFASERIGRRDVRYSIYRNNQELGSSDSSYRDKASSRTNGNYTCTARVNNTVKWSDMKVFIAKVLISKPTITVRGEVILGRSFQMECRSDRGSFPITYTLKRNNVVLARTSVSEAYQKAIFNSSIQHENQIQEFRCEAQNNGEDSAQMSDALLTSVTVPVQKPTLMTLPEDITEDDEVNFLCFVMKGSPPISFKWYKDDNRRPLDTVTVMTNFSMYSVPSVKSFHSGSYHCEALNGAGKVEVSNTIPITVKMARWKKGLIVGVCVLCVIGLILTLLKLYWANRDEAPHFHTKRTRKTDGT encoded by the exons ATGTGGACTGTACGATGTTCTCGTCTCAACCGGCTCCCACTCTTCCTCCTCGCCATCATCGCAACCACCT GTACAGGAGCAGAATCAG GGTTCGTTCTCAAAAGCGTTGAACTTCACGTGACACCTGCGGACACAGTGGAGCGAGGAACCGAGCTGAAGCTGACCTGCATCGCTAACGTTGGCCACTCCGGCACTTCACCCGTCCTCCATTTCAGCTTCTTTAAAGACTACAACAAGCACAACAGCGTTCACATCTCACAAACCAACACCAGTAACCAAGTGACGTACTCCATCTCCAAAGCCCGAGCCTCGCATTCGGGAAAATACCAGTGTGATGTGAAGGTCAACGGCCAATACATGGAGAGTTCCAATCAGATGATTAGCGTTAAAG GGCTGCAAACTCCGGTGCTGAGTGTGGATAAGCAGGACGTGAATGAAGGTAGCACTGTGAGGGTCCACTGCAGGGCAGAAGAAGAATCTGGTGACCTGATATTCTTGATTAAAAACGGCTCGAGCGAACTCTACCATGGACAAGGCAGCAGTGGTGAGGTGCAGTGGAACCTCGCCCTCCAGCACGTGGGCACATCCGAGCTGTCCTGCTCCTACGCCATTCGACTGCCACTCGATACACTGCAGTCAAACACCAGCAACGTGGTCAGCGTAGTGGTGAGAG AGCTGGACTTCAAGCCGACTATCAGAGTCTTCCCGTCAGAGCACGTCATCGAGGGAGACTCCGTGGACATCTCATGTGGTCTTGCAGGAGATTACCATGGCTCACCGTCACTCTCACTATTCAAAGGATTGCATTTGTTCCAGACAGGAAACGTCTCTGAATACAAAACTGTCGTCAATGCAAATGATTCCGGGAGTTACGAGTGCAGCGTGAGGATGGACAACGTGGTAAAAAGCGTTTACGCAAATCTTACTGTGAAAG AGTTGTTTTCCACACCGGTGCTGACCATCATCCCAGCTGAGGTTTTCGAGGGGCAGCAGGTCACCGTCACCTGCAGCAGCTCGGAATTTGCGTCGGAGAGAATCGGACGTCGTGATGTGAGGTACTCTATCTACAGGAACAACCAGGAGCTCGGCTCAAGCGACAGCTCCTACAGAGACAAAGCGAGTTCCAGGACCAACGGGAATTACACCTGTACTGCACGAGTGAACAACACCGTCAAGTGGAGTGACATGAAAGTTTTCATCGCCAAAG TTCTCATCTCCAAACCCACCATCACTGTGCGCGGCGAGGTGATCCTGGGCAGATCATTTCAGATGGAGTGCCGCTCGGACCGCGGAAGTTTCCCCATCACTTACACCCTGAAACGGAACAACGTAGTGCTGGCGCGCACCAGTGTCTCCGAAGCATACCAGAAAGCCATCTTCAACTCCAGCATACAGCATGAAAACCAAATCCAGGAGTTCAGATGTGAGGCGCAGAACAACGGCGAGGATTCTGCTCAAATGAGCGACGCTCTTCTCACATCGGTTACAG TTCCTGTTCAGAAGCCGACCTTGATGACCCTCCCTGAGGACATCACCGAAGACGACGAGGTTAACTTCTTGTGCTTTGTTATGAAAGGATCTCCGCCCATCAGCTTTAAATGGTACAAGGACGATAACCGGCGCCCCTTGGACACCGTGACGGTGATGACGAACTTCTCCATGTACAGCGTTCCCTCGGTGAAGAGCTTCCACAGCGGCTCATATCACTGTGAAGCCTTGAACGGAGCCGGAAAAGTGGAAGTGAGCAACACAATTCCAATCACAG TAAAGATGGCCAGGTGGAAAAAAGGTCTGATCGTCggcgtgtgtgtgctgtgtgtgatcGGACTCATTCTCACCCTCTTGAAGCTCTACTGGGCTAATCGAG ACGAAGCGCCGCACTTTCACACCAAACGGACGAGAAAGACAGACGGAACGTGA
- the pecam1b gene encoding platelet endothelial cell adhesion molecule isoform X5: MWTVRCSRLNRLPLFLLAIIATTCTGAESGFVLKSVELHVTPADTVERGTELKLTCIANVGHSGTSPVLHFSFFKDYNKHNSVHISQTNTSNQVTYSISKARASHSGKYQCDVKVNGQYMESSNQMISVKGLQTPVLSVDKQDVNEGSTVRVHCRAEEESGDLIFLIKNGSSELYHGQGSSGEVQWNLALQHVGTSELSCSYAIRLPLDTLQSNTSNVVSVVVRELDFKPTIRVFPSEHVIEGDSVDISCGLAGDYHGSPSLSLFKGLHLFQTGNVSEYKTVVNANDSGSYECSVRMDNVVKSVYANLTVKELFSTPVLTIIPAEVFEGQQVTVTCSSSEFASERIGRRDVRYSIYRNNQELGSSDSSYRDKASSRTNGNYTCTARVNNTVKWSDMKVFIAKVLISKPTITVRGEVILGRSFQMECRSDRGSFPITYTLKRNNVVLARTSVSEAYQKAIFNSSIQHENQIQEFRCEAQNNGEDSAQMSDALLTSVTVPVQKPTLMTLPEDITEDDEVNFLCFVMKGSPPISFKWYKDDNRRPLDTVTVMTNFSMYSVPSVKSFHSGSYHCEALNGAGKVEVSNTIPITVKMARWKKGLIVGVCVLCVIGLILTLLKLYWANRVKVTSSNGAGIWSERPVVLDSSGVVEPEEPNVEYTEVLHVQMADPERVPLRKGTDTVYSEVQRSSPDFHEEN, translated from the exons ATGTGGACTGTACGATGTTCTCGTCTCAACCGGCTCCCACTCTTCCTCCTCGCCATCATCGCAACCACCT GTACAGGAGCAGAATCAG GGTTCGTTCTCAAAAGCGTTGAACTTCACGTGACACCTGCGGACACAGTGGAGCGAGGAACCGAGCTGAAGCTGACCTGCATCGCTAACGTTGGCCACTCCGGCACTTCACCCGTCCTCCATTTCAGCTTCTTTAAAGACTACAACAAGCACAACAGCGTTCACATCTCACAAACCAACACCAGTAACCAAGTGACGTACTCCATCTCCAAAGCCCGAGCCTCGCATTCGGGAAAATACCAGTGTGATGTGAAGGTCAACGGCCAATACATGGAGAGTTCCAATCAGATGATTAGCGTTAAAG GGCTGCAAACTCCGGTGCTGAGTGTGGATAAGCAGGACGTGAATGAAGGTAGCACTGTGAGGGTCCACTGCAGGGCAGAAGAAGAATCTGGTGACCTGATATTCTTGATTAAAAACGGCTCGAGCGAACTCTACCATGGACAAGGCAGCAGTGGTGAGGTGCAGTGGAACCTCGCCCTCCAGCACGTGGGCACATCCGAGCTGTCCTGCTCCTACGCCATTCGACTGCCACTCGATACACTGCAGTCAAACACCAGCAACGTGGTCAGCGTAGTGGTGAGAG AGCTGGACTTCAAGCCGACTATCAGAGTCTTCCCGTCAGAGCACGTCATCGAGGGAGACTCCGTGGACATCTCATGTGGTCTTGCAGGAGATTACCATGGCTCACCGTCACTCTCACTATTCAAAGGATTGCATTTGTTCCAGACAGGAAACGTCTCTGAATACAAAACTGTCGTCAATGCAAATGATTCCGGGAGTTACGAGTGCAGCGTGAGGATGGACAACGTGGTAAAAAGCGTTTACGCAAATCTTACTGTGAAAG AGTTGTTTTCCACACCGGTGCTGACCATCATCCCAGCTGAGGTTTTCGAGGGGCAGCAGGTCACCGTCACCTGCAGCAGCTCGGAATTTGCGTCGGAGAGAATCGGACGTCGTGATGTGAGGTACTCTATCTACAGGAACAACCAGGAGCTCGGCTCAAGCGACAGCTCCTACAGAGACAAAGCGAGTTCCAGGACCAACGGGAATTACACCTGTACTGCACGAGTGAACAACACCGTCAAGTGGAGTGACATGAAAGTTTTCATCGCCAAAG TTCTCATCTCCAAACCCACCATCACTGTGCGCGGCGAGGTGATCCTGGGCAGATCATTTCAGATGGAGTGCCGCTCGGACCGCGGAAGTTTCCCCATCACTTACACCCTGAAACGGAACAACGTAGTGCTGGCGCGCACCAGTGTCTCCGAAGCATACCAGAAAGCCATCTTCAACTCCAGCATACAGCATGAAAACCAAATCCAGGAGTTCAGATGTGAGGCGCAGAACAACGGCGAGGATTCTGCTCAAATGAGCGACGCTCTTCTCACATCGGTTACAG TTCCTGTTCAGAAGCCGACCTTGATGACCCTCCCTGAGGACATCACCGAAGACGACGAGGTTAACTTCTTGTGCTTTGTTATGAAAGGATCTCCGCCCATCAGCTTTAAATGGTACAAGGACGATAACCGGCGCCCCTTGGACACCGTGACGGTGATGACGAACTTCTCCATGTACAGCGTTCCCTCGGTGAAGAGCTTCCACAGCGGCTCATATCACTGTGAAGCCTTGAACGGAGCCGGAAAAGTGGAAGTGAGCAACACAATTCCAATCACAG TAAAGATGGCCAGGTGGAAAAAAGGTCTGATCGTCggcgtgtgtgtgctgtgtgtgatcGGACTCATTCTCACCCTCTTGAAGCTCTACTGGGCTAATCGAG ttAAAGTTACCAGCAGCAACGGAGCAGGAATCTGGAGTGAGAGACCGGTGGTTTTAG ACAGCAGTGGTGTGGTGGAACCCGAGGAACCAAACGTGGAGTATACAGAAGTGCTGCATGTGCAGATGGCTGACCCTGAACGAG ttccccTAAGGAAAGGCAcagatacagtatacagtgagGTTCAGAGGTCTTCACCAG acTTCCATGAAGAAAACTGA
- the pecam1b gene encoding platelet endothelial cell adhesion molecule isoform X2 — protein sequence MWTVRCSRLNRLPLFLLAIIATTCTGAESGFVLKSVELHVTPADTVERGTELKLTCIANVGHSGTSPVLHFSFFKDYNKHNSVHISQTNTSNQVTYSISKARASHSGKYQCDVKVNGQYMESSNQMISVKGLQTPVLSVDKQDVNEGSTVRVHCRAEEESGDLIFLIKNGSSELYHGQGSSGEVQWNLALQHVGTSELSCSYAIRLPLDTLQSNTSNVVSVVVRELDFKPTIRVFPSEHVIEGDSVDISCGLAGDYHGSPSLSLFKGLHLFQTGNVSEYKTVVNANDSGSYECSVRMDNVVKSVYANLTVKELFSTPVLTIIPAEVFEGQQVTVTCSSSEFASERIGRRDVRYSIYRNNQELGSSDSSYRDKASSRTNGNYTCTARVNNTVKWSDMKVFIAKVLISKPTITVRGEVILGRSFQMECRSDRGSFPITYTLKRNNVVLARTSVSEAYQKAIFNSSIQHENQIQEFRCEAQNNGEDSAQMSDALLTSVTVPVQKPTLMTLPEDITEDDEVNFLCFVMKGSPPISFKWYKDDNRRPLDTVTVMTNFSMYSVPSVKSFHSGSYHCEALNGAGKVEVSNTIPITVKMARWKKGLIVGVCVLCVIGLILTLLKLYWANRGKREAAAELSVRSAALSHQTDEKDRRNVS from the exons ATGTGGACTGTACGATGTTCTCGTCTCAACCGGCTCCCACTCTTCCTCCTCGCCATCATCGCAACCACCT GTACAGGAGCAGAATCAG GGTTCGTTCTCAAAAGCGTTGAACTTCACGTGACACCTGCGGACACAGTGGAGCGAGGAACCGAGCTGAAGCTGACCTGCATCGCTAACGTTGGCCACTCCGGCACTTCACCCGTCCTCCATTTCAGCTTCTTTAAAGACTACAACAAGCACAACAGCGTTCACATCTCACAAACCAACACCAGTAACCAAGTGACGTACTCCATCTCCAAAGCCCGAGCCTCGCATTCGGGAAAATACCAGTGTGATGTGAAGGTCAACGGCCAATACATGGAGAGTTCCAATCAGATGATTAGCGTTAAAG GGCTGCAAACTCCGGTGCTGAGTGTGGATAAGCAGGACGTGAATGAAGGTAGCACTGTGAGGGTCCACTGCAGGGCAGAAGAAGAATCTGGTGACCTGATATTCTTGATTAAAAACGGCTCGAGCGAACTCTACCATGGACAAGGCAGCAGTGGTGAGGTGCAGTGGAACCTCGCCCTCCAGCACGTGGGCACATCCGAGCTGTCCTGCTCCTACGCCATTCGACTGCCACTCGATACACTGCAGTCAAACACCAGCAACGTGGTCAGCGTAGTGGTGAGAG AGCTGGACTTCAAGCCGACTATCAGAGTCTTCCCGTCAGAGCACGTCATCGAGGGAGACTCCGTGGACATCTCATGTGGTCTTGCAGGAGATTACCATGGCTCACCGTCACTCTCACTATTCAAAGGATTGCATTTGTTCCAGACAGGAAACGTCTCTGAATACAAAACTGTCGTCAATGCAAATGATTCCGGGAGTTACGAGTGCAGCGTGAGGATGGACAACGTGGTAAAAAGCGTTTACGCAAATCTTACTGTGAAAG AGTTGTTTTCCACACCGGTGCTGACCATCATCCCAGCTGAGGTTTTCGAGGGGCAGCAGGTCACCGTCACCTGCAGCAGCTCGGAATTTGCGTCGGAGAGAATCGGACGTCGTGATGTGAGGTACTCTATCTACAGGAACAACCAGGAGCTCGGCTCAAGCGACAGCTCCTACAGAGACAAAGCGAGTTCCAGGACCAACGGGAATTACACCTGTACTGCACGAGTGAACAACACCGTCAAGTGGAGTGACATGAAAGTTTTCATCGCCAAAG TTCTCATCTCCAAACCCACCATCACTGTGCGCGGCGAGGTGATCCTGGGCAGATCATTTCAGATGGAGTGCCGCTCGGACCGCGGAAGTTTCCCCATCACTTACACCCTGAAACGGAACAACGTAGTGCTGGCGCGCACCAGTGTCTCCGAAGCATACCAGAAAGCCATCTTCAACTCCAGCATACAGCATGAAAACCAAATCCAGGAGTTCAGATGTGAGGCGCAGAACAACGGCGAGGATTCTGCTCAAATGAGCGACGCTCTTCTCACATCGGTTACAG TTCCTGTTCAGAAGCCGACCTTGATGACCCTCCCTGAGGACATCACCGAAGACGACGAGGTTAACTTCTTGTGCTTTGTTATGAAAGGATCTCCGCCCATCAGCTTTAAATGGTACAAGGACGATAACCGGCGCCCCTTGGACACCGTGACGGTGATGACGAACTTCTCCATGTACAGCGTTCCCTCGGTGAAGAGCTTCCACAGCGGCTCATATCACTGTGAAGCCTTGAACGGAGCCGGAAAAGTGGAAGTGAGCAACACAATTCCAATCACAG TAAAGATGGCCAGGTGGAAAAAAGGTCTGATCGTCggcgtgtgtgtgctgtgtgtgatcGGACTCATTCTCACCCTCTTGAAGCTCTACTGGGCTAATCGAG gTAAACGAGAGGCCGCAGCCGAGCTCTCAGT ACGAAGCGCCGCACTTTCACACCAAACGGACGAGAAAGACAGACGGAACGTGAGTTGA
- the pecam1b gene encoding platelet endothelial cell adhesion molecule isoform X1: MWTVRCSRLNRLPLFLLAIIATTCTGAESGFVLKSVELHVTPADTVERGTELKLTCIANVGHSGTSPVLHFSFFKDYNKHNSVHISQTNTSNQVTYSISKARASHSGKYQCDVKVNGQYMESSNQMISVKGLQTPVLSVDKQDVNEGSTVRVHCRAEEESGDLIFLIKNGSSELYHGQGSSGEVQWNLALQHVGTSELSCSYAIRLPLDTLQSNTSNVVSVVVRELDFKPTIRVFPSEHVIEGDSVDISCGLAGDYHGSPSLSLFKGLHLFQTGNVSEYKTVVNANDSGSYECSVRMDNVVKSVYANLTVKELFSTPVLTIIPAEVFEGQQVTVTCSSSEFASERIGRRDVRYSIYRNNQELGSSDSSYRDKASSRTNGNYTCTARVNNTVKWSDMKVFIAKVLISKPTITVRGEVILGRSFQMECRSDRGSFPITYTLKRNNVVLARTSVSEAYQKAIFNSSIQHENQIQEFRCEAQNNGEDSAQMSDALLTSVTVPVQKPTLMTLPEDITEDDEVNFLCFVMKGSPPISFKWYKDDNRRPLDTVTVMTNFSMYSVPSVKSFHSGSYHCEALNGAGKVEVSNTIPITVKMARWKKGLIVGVCVLCVIGLILTLLKLYWANRVKVTSSNGAGIWSERPVVLDSSGVVEPEEPNVEYTEVLHVQMADPERDFHEEN; the protein is encoded by the exons ATGTGGACTGTACGATGTTCTCGTCTCAACCGGCTCCCACTCTTCCTCCTCGCCATCATCGCAACCACCT GTACAGGAGCAGAATCAG GGTTCGTTCTCAAAAGCGTTGAACTTCACGTGACACCTGCGGACACAGTGGAGCGAGGAACCGAGCTGAAGCTGACCTGCATCGCTAACGTTGGCCACTCCGGCACTTCACCCGTCCTCCATTTCAGCTTCTTTAAAGACTACAACAAGCACAACAGCGTTCACATCTCACAAACCAACACCAGTAACCAAGTGACGTACTCCATCTCCAAAGCCCGAGCCTCGCATTCGGGAAAATACCAGTGTGATGTGAAGGTCAACGGCCAATACATGGAGAGTTCCAATCAGATGATTAGCGTTAAAG GGCTGCAAACTCCGGTGCTGAGTGTGGATAAGCAGGACGTGAATGAAGGTAGCACTGTGAGGGTCCACTGCAGGGCAGAAGAAGAATCTGGTGACCTGATATTCTTGATTAAAAACGGCTCGAGCGAACTCTACCATGGACAAGGCAGCAGTGGTGAGGTGCAGTGGAACCTCGCCCTCCAGCACGTGGGCACATCCGAGCTGTCCTGCTCCTACGCCATTCGACTGCCACTCGATACACTGCAGTCAAACACCAGCAACGTGGTCAGCGTAGTGGTGAGAG AGCTGGACTTCAAGCCGACTATCAGAGTCTTCCCGTCAGAGCACGTCATCGAGGGAGACTCCGTGGACATCTCATGTGGTCTTGCAGGAGATTACCATGGCTCACCGTCACTCTCACTATTCAAAGGATTGCATTTGTTCCAGACAGGAAACGTCTCTGAATACAAAACTGTCGTCAATGCAAATGATTCCGGGAGTTACGAGTGCAGCGTGAGGATGGACAACGTGGTAAAAAGCGTTTACGCAAATCTTACTGTGAAAG AGTTGTTTTCCACACCGGTGCTGACCATCATCCCAGCTGAGGTTTTCGAGGGGCAGCAGGTCACCGTCACCTGCAGCAGCTCGGAATTTGCGTCGGAGAGAATCGGACGTCGTGATGTGAGGTACTCTATCTACAGGAACAACCAGGAGCTCGGCTCAAGCGACAGCTCCTACAGAGACAAAGCGAGTTCCAGGACCAACGGGAATTACACCTGTACTGCACGAGTGAACAACACCGTCAAGTGGAGTGACATGAAAGTTTTCATCGCCAAAG TTCTCATCTCCAAACCCACCATCACTGTGCGCGGCGAGGTGATCCTGGGCAGATCATTTCAGATGGAGTGCCGCTCGGACCGCGGAAGTTTCCCCATCACTTACACCCTGAAACGGAACAACGTAGTGCTGGCGCGCACCAGTGTCTCCGAAGCATACCAGAAAGCCATCTTCAACTCCAGCATACAGCATGAAAACCAAATCCAGGAGTTCAGATGTGAGGCGCAGAACAACGGCGAGGATTCTGCTCAAATGAGCGACGCTCTTCTCACATCGGTTACAG TTCCTGTTCAGAAGCCGACCTTGATGACCCTCCCTGAGGACATCACCGAAGACGACGAGGTTAACTTCTTGTGCTTTGTTATGAAAGGATCTCCGCCCATCAGCTTTAAATGGTACAAGGACGATAACCGGCGCCCCTTGGACACCGTGACGGTGATGACGAACTTCTCCATGTACAGCGTTCCCTCGGTGAAGAGCTTCCACAGCGGCTCATATCACTGTGAAGCCTTGAACGGAGCCGGAAAAGTGGAAGTGAGCAACACAATTCCAATCACAG TAAAGATGGCCAGGTGGAAAAAAGGTCTGATCGTCggcgtgtgtgtgctgtgtgtgatcGGACTCATTCTCACCCTCTTGAAGCTCTACTGGGCTAATCGAG ttAAAGTTACCAGCAGCAACGGAGCAGGAATCTGGAGTGAGAGACCGGTGGTTTTAG ACAGCAGTGGTGTGGTGGAACCCGAGGAACCAAACGTGGAGTATACAGAAGTGCTGCATGTGCAGATGGCTGACCCTGAACGAG acTTCCATGAAGAAAACTGA
- the pecam1b gene encoding platelet endothelial cell adhesion molecule isoform X3 — MWTVRCSRLNRLPLFLLAIIATTCTGAESGFVLKSVELHVTPADTVERGTELKLTCIANVGHSGTSPVLHFSFFKDYNKHNSVHISQTNTSNQVTYSISKARASHSGKYQCDVKVNGQYMESSNQMISVKGLQTPVLSVDKQDVNEGSTVRVHCRAEEESGDLIFLIKNGSSELYHGQGSSGEVQWNLALQHVGTSELSCSYAIRLPLDTLQSNTSNVVSVVVRELDFKPTIRVFPSEHVIEGDSVDISCGLAGDYHGSPSLSLFKGLHLFQTGNVSEYKTVVNANDSGSYECSVRMDNVVKSVYANLTVKELFSTPVLTIIPAEVFEGQQVTVTCSSSEFASERIGRRDVRYSIYRNNQELGSSDSSYRDKASSRTNGNYTCTARVNNTVKWSDMKVFIAKVLISKPTITVRGEVILGRSFQMECRSDRGSFPITYTLKRNNVVLARTSVSEAYQKAIFNSSIQHENQIQEFRCEAQNNGEDSAQMSDALLTSVTVPVQKPTLMTLPEDITEDDEVNFLCFVMKGSPPISFKWYKDDNRRPLDTVTVMTNFSMYSVPSVKSFHSGSYHCEALNGAGKVEVSNTIPITVKMARWKKGLIVGVCVLCVIGLILTLLKLYWANRGKREAAAELSVKPVISRYDGDSVILYP, encoded by the exons ATGTGGACTGTACGATGTTCTCGTCTCAACCGGCTCCCACTCTTCCTCCTCGCCATCATCGCAACCACCT GTACAGGAGCAGAATCAG GGTTCGTTCTCAAAAGCGTTGAACTTCACGTGACACCTGCGGACACAGTGGAGCGAGGAACCGAGCTGAAGCTGACCTGCATCGCTAACGTTGGCCACTCCGGCACTTCACCCGTCCTCCATTTCAGCTTCTTTAAAGACTACAACAAGCACAACAGCGTTCACATCTCACAAACCAACACCAGTAACCAAGTGACGTACTCCATCTCCAAAGCCCGAGCCTCGCATTCGGGAAAATACCAGTGTGATGTGAAGGTCAACGGCCAATACATGGAGAGTTCCAATCAGATGATTAGCGTTAAAG GGCTGCAAACTCCGGTGCTGAGTGTGGATAAGCAGGACGTGAATGAAGGTAGCACTGTGAGGGTCCACTGCAGGGCAGAAGAAGAATCTGGTGACCTGATATTCTTGATTAAAAACGGCTCGAGCGAACTCTACCATGGACAAGGCAGCAGTGGTGAGGTGCAGTGGAACCTCGCCCTCCAGCACGTGGGCACATCCGAGCTGTCCTGCTCCTACGCCATTCGACTGCCACTCGATACACTGCAGTCAAACACCAGCAACGTGGTCAGCGTAGTGGTGAGAG AGCTGGACTTCAAGCCGACTATCAGAGTCTTCCCGTCAGAGCACGTCATCGAGGGAGACTCCGTGGACATCTCATGTGGTCTTGCAGGAGATTACCATGGCTCACCGTCACTCTCACTATTCAAAGGATTGCATTTGTTCCAGACAGGAAACGTCTCTGAATACAAAACTGTCGTCAATGCAAATGATTCCGGGAGTTACGAGTGCAGCGTGAGGATGGACAACGTGGTAAAAAGCGTTTACGCAAATCTTACTGTGAAAG AGTTGTTTTCCACACCGGTGCTGACCATCATCCCAGCTGAGGTTTTCGAGGGGCAGCAGGTCACCGTCACCTGCAGCAGCTCGGAATTTGCGTCGGAGAGAATCGGACGTCGTGATGTGAGGTACTCTATCTACAGGAACAACCAGGAGCTCGGCTCAAGCGACAGCTCCTACAGAGACAAAGCGAGTTCCAGGACCAACGGGAATTACACCTGTACTGCACGAGTGAACAACACCGTCAAGTGGAGTGACATGAAAGTTTTCATCGCCAAAG TTCTCATCTCCAAACCCACCATCACTGTGCGCGGCGAGGTGATCCTGGGCAGATCATTTCAGATGGAGTGCCGCTCGGACCGCGGAAGTTTCCCCATCACTTACACCCTGAAACGGAACAACGTAGTGCTGGCGCGCACCAGTGTCTCCGAAGCATACCAGAAAGCCATCTTCAACTCCAGCATACAGCATGAAAACCAAATCCAGGAGTTCAGATGTGAGGCGCAGAACAACGGCGAGGATTCTGCTCAAATGAGCGACGCTCTTCTCACATCGGTTACAG TTCCTGTTCAGAAGCCGACCTTGATGACCCTCCCTGAGGACATCACCGAAGACGACGAGGTTAACTTCTTGTGCTTTGTTATGAAAGGATCTCCGCCCATCAGCTTTAAATGGTACAAGGACGATAACCGGCGCCCCTTGGACACCGTGACGGTGATGACGAACTTCTCCATGTACAGCGTTCCCTCGGTGAAGAGCTTCCACAGCGGCTCATATCACTGTGAAGCCTTGAACGGAGCCGGAAAAGTGGAAGTGAGCAACACAATTCCAATCACAG TAAAGATGGCCAGGTGGAAAAAAGGTCTGATCGTCggcgtgtgtgtgctgtgtgtgatcGGACTCATTCTCACCCTCTTGAAGCTCTACTGGGCTAATCGAG gTAAACGAGAGGCCGCAGCCGAGCTCTCAGT AAAGCCTGTGATCTCTAGATACGATGGTGACTCAGTAATCTTGTACCCGTGA